The Oligoflexus sp. genome has a segment encoding these proteins:
- the uvrA gene encoding excinuclease ABC subunit UvrA, protein MNSQDEAIELRGVRTHNLQNINLNLPLGKLTVVTGVSGSGKSSLVFDTLYGESYRRYVESLSSYARQYLKQLPKPEIDDVQNLPPAIAVKQAKSGLNQRSTVGTMTELNDILRILFGHLSKIICHGEVVEKADGRTITRDAFERWPGQRVLMLASMETWSKLKAADLKQQLETQGFTRCYVDGKVQRIDETKATDLKRSMIVVDRVTLDDDNRARCREAAELTLRLGRGEATLVPEKGESRTYYKTLKCRHCLTEYQEPSPTLFNYNHPLGACEVCQGFGRVAVKDRSKMIPDMESSILESGVAPWNFGDHDAMYKLARKSANDRGMDPGKPFKKYTAADWQWLYEGDAKGRFDGINGYFAWLDTKKYKAHYRIHSARFHTYIGCDACGGFRLNKKALACSLQGKNFADLSRMTMLELEEWFTQLVSLQDALEGQRRAAAQEAIQEGQQRLSYLLKMGLGYLNMARSARTLSGGEVQRINMSRSLGSALTGTLFCLDEPSVGLHARDSQNLLSVIHELRDQGNTIVVVEHERTLVQGAEYLVEIGPGAGHQGGQLVFHGEPQAYHKKPISWPKGRVVESKDQYIELTNARTHNLKGVNARFLLRGLNVVCGVSGSGKTSLVRHTLYPMLAAVLGNDNDMDEKEPTPVLADGLGPVAAIKTLSAVHFVSQEGIGRSSRSTIATYLGLYDEIRKLLADTPEAKAKGLKPGFFSFNVPGGRCEHCKGLGYVIEDLSFLGEMPVTCAVCQGRQFTDEALSITFRERSLLDILRLTITQAREVFYDQTKLKNALDQVIGMGLGYVTLGQNTSSFSGGEAQRLKLLRMMLDASDRKPGFLIFDEPSTGLSDSDVHQLLMQMIRLRDLGHTIVVVEHHMGFLQSADWLIEIGPEAAGAGGNIVYQGPPVGLKDVPESRTAPFLYS, encoded by the coding sequence ATGAACAGCCAGGACGAGGCTATCGAATTGCGGGGTGTCCGGACTCACAATTTGCAGAATATCAATCTCAACCTGCCCTTGGGCAAACTCACAGTCGTAACCGGCGTCTCCGGCTCCGGCAAAAGCTCCCTGGTGTTCGACACGCTTTACGGCGAATCCTACCGACGCTATGTGGAAAGTCTTTCGAGTTATGCGCGGCAGTATCTGAAGCAGCTGCCGAAACCTGAAATCGATGACGTCCAGAATCTGCCGCCGGCGATTGCCGTGAAACAGGCAAAATCAGGCCTGAATCAACGTTCCACCGTGGGAACGATGACAGAGCTGAACGATATCCTGCGCATCCTCTTCGGGCATCTTTCCAAAATCATCTGTCATGGCGAGGTGGTTGAAAAAGCCGATGGCCGCACGATTACACGGGATGCTTTTGAACGTTGGCCCGGGCAAAGGGTCCTGATGCTGGCCTCCATGGAGACCTGGAGCAAGCTCAAGGCCGCGGATTTGAAACAGCAGCTGGAAACGCAGGGTTTTACCCGCTGCTATGTCGATGGCAAGGTTCAGCGCATTGATGAAACCAAGGCGACGGATTTGAAACGCAGCATGATCGTGGTTGATCGCGTGACTCTCGATGATGATAACCGCGCGCGGTGCCGGGAAGCTGCGGAACTTACTCTGCGCCTCGGTCGTGGTGAGGCGACTCTTGTTCCTGAAAAGGGGGAGAGCCGCACCTACTATAAGACTTTGAAATGCCGGCATTGTCTGACGGAATATCAGGAGCCTTCGCCCACTCTTTTCAACTACAACCATCCCCTGGGCGCCTGTGAAGTGTGCCAGGGCTTTGGTCGCGTGGCTGTGAAGGATCGCAGCAAGATGATTCCCGACATGGAGAGCTCCATTCTGGAAAGTGGCGTTGCGCCGTGGAACTTCGGTGATCACGATGCGATGTATAAGCTCGCCCGGAAGAGCGCCAATGATCGGGGCATGGATCCTGGAAAACCCTTCAAAAAATATACTGCCGCCGACTGGCAGTGGCTTTACGAAGGGGATGCGAAGGGACGTTTTGATGGGATCAATGGTTACTTTGCGTGGCTTGATACCAAAAAATATAAGGCTCATTATCGGATACACTCGGCGCGTTTTCATACCTATATAGGCTGCGATGCGTGCGGTGGTTTTCGTCTGAATAAAAAGGCTTTGGCCTGCTCCCTTCAAGGGAAAAATTTTGCGGATCTCAGCCGCATGACGATGCTGGAGCTGGAAGAGTGGTTTACCCAACTTGTTTCCCTTCAGGATGCGCTGGAAGGTCAACGCCGTGCGGCGGCCCAGGAAGCGATTCAGGAAGGCCAGCAGCGGCTGTCCTATCTTTTGAAGATGGGCCTGGGTTATCTGAATATGGCCCGCAGTGCCCGCACGCTTTCCGGTGGGGAAGTTCAGCGGATCAATATGTCCCGGAGTTTGGGCAGCGCGTTGACGGGAACACTTTTTTGTTTGGATGAACCGAGCGTCGGACTTCACGCACGGGACAGTCAGAATCTTTTGAGCGTGATTCATGAACTCCGCGATCAAGGGAATACGATCGTAGTCGTGGAGCACGAAAGGACTCTGGTTCAGGGTGCAGAATACCTTGTCGAAATCGGGCCAGGCGCTGGTCATCAGGGTGGGCAGCTCGTCTTTCACGGCGAGCCTCAGGCCTATCATAAAAAACCGATCAGCTGGCCCAAGGGCCGCGTTGTGGAGTCGAAGGATCAGTACATCGAACTCACGAATGCGCGCACGCATAATCTGAAGGGCGTGAATGCCCGCTTTCTTCTGCGCGGCCTGAATGTCGTGTGCGGTGTCAGCGGCAGCGGCAAGACCAGTCTTGTGCGGCATACCCTTTATCCCATGCTGGCTGCGGTCCTGGGCAACGATAATGATATGGATGAGAAGGAGCCCACTCCGGTTTTGGCCGATGGCCTTGGCCCTGTTGCCGCCATCAAAACCCTGTCGGCTGTTCACTTCGTCTCGCAGGAAGGCATCGGCCGTTCGAGTCGTTCGACCATTGCCACCTACCTCGGCCTTTACGATGAGATTCGTAAACTCCTCGCGGATACGCCCGAGGCCAAGGCCAAAGGACTCAAGCCCGGATTTTTCAGCTTCAACGTTCCCGGAGGGCGCTGTGAACACTGCAAGGGTCTGGGCTACGTCATAGAGGATCTGTCGTTTTTAGGGGAGATGCCGGTCACCTGCGCCGTATGCCAGGGGCGCCAATTTACGGATGAGGCCCTGAGCATTACTTTCCGTGAACGCTCCCTCCTTGACATTCTGCGATTGACGATTACACAAGCTAGGGAAGTCTTTTATGATCAGACCAAGCTGAAGAACGCGTTGGATCAGGTCATTGGCATGGGGCTGGGCTATGTGACGCTCGGTCAGAATACTAGCTCGTTTTCCGGTGGTGAGGCGCAGCGCCTGAAACTTTTGCGCATGATGCTGGATGCCTCGGATCGCAAACCTGGATTTTTGATTTTCGACGAGCCCTCAACCGGGTTAAGTGATTCGGATGTTCATCAGCTGCTCATGCAGATGATACGCCTGCGCGATCTGGGTCACACCATCGTTGTCGTGGAACATCACATGGGCTTTCTGCAGTCCGCCGATTGGCTGATTGAGATTGGTCCCGAGGCCGCCGGGGCCGGTGGAAATATTGTTTATCAAGGGCCACCGGTAGGGCTGAAGGATGTGCCCGAATCGCGGACGGCACCCTTTCTTTATTCATGA
- the panB gene encoding 3-methyl-2-oxobutanoate hydroxymethyltransferase: MSKHSSEAPAQVTVKTLQKRKQGKEKISMVTCYDAAFGALIDRTGIDMILVGDSAGNVVLGFKDTIPVTMDHMVHHTACVGRVVKRAMLVADMPFLSYNLSVEQALRNAGRLIQEGGAAAVKVEGGAAILPQVRAIVQAGIPVVGHLGLTPQSVHQLGGYRVQGKGDQAKIIIEDAIKLAEAGACAVVLELVPAALAEEITKQIPIPTIGIGAGAGCDGQVLVLHDLLGFNSDFSPKFLKKYANLGEVISQALNQYDKDVKGSQFPGPEHSF, from the coding sequence GTGAGCAAGCACAGCAGTGAAGCCCCCGCCCAGGTCACCGTCAAAACCCTGCAGAAAAGAAAGCAGGGGAAGGAAAAGATTTCCATGGTGACCTGCTATGATGCAGCCTTTGGGGCTTTGATTGATCGCACCGGCATCGACATGATCCTGGTTGGTGACAGCGCCGGCAACGTGGTCCTGGGCTTCAAGGATACGATTCCCGTCACGATGGATCATATGGTGCATCACACCGCATGTGTGGGCCGCGTCGTAAAACGAGCCATGCTGGTCGCCGACATGCCTTTTCTTTCGTATAACCTCTCGGTCGAGCAGGCTCTGCGCAATGCCGGACGCCTTATCCAGGAAGGCGGCGCGGCGGCGGTCAAGGTGGAAGGTGGTGCTGCCATCCTGCCTCAAGTAAGAGCCATCGTGCAGGCCGGTATCCCCGTCGTGGGTCACCTGGGTTTGACGCCGCAAAGCGTGCATCAGCTGGGTGGCTATCGCGTGCAGGGCAAGGGTGATCAGGCGAAGATCATTATAGAAGACGCCATCAAACTCGCAGAGGCCGGCGCCTGTGCGGTGGTACTGGAACTCGTTCCCGCGGCTCTCGCTGAAGAGATCACGAAGCAAATCCCTATTCCCACGATCGGGATTGGAGCCGGTGCGGGCTGCGACGGGCAGGTGCTTGTTCTCCATGATTTGCTTGGATTTAACAGTGATTTTAGCCCAAAATTTTTGAAGAAATATGCTAATTTAGGAGAGGTGATTTCACAGGCCTTGAATCAGTATGACAAGGATGTGAAAGGCAGCCAATTTCCGGGCCCCGAACACAGCTTTTAA
- the dnaJ gene encoding molecular chaperone DnaJ: MEKRDYYEVLGLSRGASDADIKRAYRQMAMQYHPDRNPGNKEAEDKFKECAEAYEVLADAEKRKVYDAYGHAGLSGQGFSGFSDVNDIFSSFGSIFEDFFGFSSPGGQGGKKRPRKGADLRYDLVLEFEEAAFGVEKQVEYDREISCGTCKGERAEPGGKRTCTSCGGSGQIRRNQGFFAVASACPTCQGEGEMVTTPCKACKGRGRVKESKKVSVKIPPGVDQGVRLRVGAEGQGGAYGGPAGDLYVFLQVKDSPHFERDGSDLIYGAHISMVQAALGCKLNVPTLGDNKIEVDVQPGTQHGQRLTVTGEGIPRLRGVGRGDLIVELAVEIPTKLSKEQREILMKFAEVSGEKVTSGNGFFSKLFGE; encoded by the coding sequence ATGGAAAAACGTGATTACTACGAAGTTTTAGGCTTATCGCGCGGGGCATCCGATGCTGATATCAAACGCGCCTATCGGCAGATGGCCATGCAATATCACCCCGATAGAAACCCGGGCAATAAAGAAGCCGAAGACAAGTTCAAGGAATGCGCCGAAGCCTATGAAGTCCTGGCTGATGCGGAAAAACGCAAGGTCTATGATGCCTATGGACATGCCGGGCTTTCAGGGCAAGGGTTCTCGGGCTTCTCGGATGTGAACGATATCTTCTCGTCCTTCGGTTCGATCTTCGAAGATTTCTTTGGCTTCTCTTCCCCTGGTGGGCAGGGCGGGAAAAAACGTCCACGCAAGGGCGCTGATCTTCGCTATGACCTTGTGCTCGAATTTGAAGAGGCCGCATTCGGTGTGGAAAAGCAGGTGGAATACGACCGTGAAATCAGCTGCGGAACCTGTAAGGGGGAACGCGCGGAGCCGGGCGGAAAGCGCACCTGTACGAGCTGCGGCGGCAGCGGTCAGATCCGTCGCAATCAAGGATTTTTCGCAGTGGCCAGCGCGTGCCCGACCTGTCAGGGCGAAGGCGAAATGGTGACGACGCCGTGCAAGGCCTGTAAAGGTCGCGGTCGCGTGAAGGAAAGCAAGAAAGTCAGCGTGAAGATTCCTCCTGGTGTGGATCAGGGCGTGCGCTTACGCGTGGGCGCGGAAGGTCAGGGCGGGGCCTACGGTGGGCCGGCTGGTGATCTTTATGTGTTCCTGCAGGTCAAGGATAGTCCTCATTTTGAGCGGGATGGTTCGGATCTGATTTACGGGGCGCATATCTCGATGGTGCAGGCGGCGCTTGGCTGCAAGCTGAACGTGCCGACGCTTGGTGATAATAAAATTGAAGTGGATGTGCAGCCGGGAACGCAGCATGGTCAGCGTTTGACGGTGACGGGCGAAGGGATTCCGAGACTGCGTGGTGTAGGCCGCGGGGATTTGATTGTGGAGCTGGCGGTTGAGATTCCGACGAAGCTGAGTAAAGAGCAGCGGGAGATTTTGATGAAGTTTGCTGAGGTTTCGGGGGAGAAGGTTACGAGTGGTAACGGGTTCTTTTCGAAACTTTTTGGGGAGTGA
- a CDS encoding ABC transporter permease: protein MSFASWTAFRYLKSSRENRFFSWITFLSLFGLAIGVAALIVVLSVINGFEYELRNRFLQANAHIMAYRYPAGMSNPEKWSKIIERDFPDEVRGTSPFIHYETMAKSGSIMQGVLVRGIAPKQREAVQSMQNLIDPPTALAVLQQEIDDEAAGKPEPETPAVILGSGLLGILNVKVGETIHLIAPTENRFSDMKRFKVVGTYNSGLKHYDNRLVAMSLSSARSFFHMGDTVTGLEIGLNDADRSPQVARLMEEKYNLSFREWQSYNRPLFEAMERERTVIALIVAMVVIVAGFNILTTVFVSVSQKQRDISILKALGARNRQIMGLFLVQSLCIGIGGSIVGAILAGGISYVLEHYPFIDLPEPYFLKSLPVHYSAEVYLGVAGAASLVCLLAGLYPAYVASRVVPTEGIAGTGQAL from the coding sequence ATGTCGTTTGCCTCTTGGACTGCGTTTCGCTACCTGAAATCGAGTCGGGAAAATCGCTTTTTTTCCTGGATCACCTTTCTATCTCTCTTCGGCCTTGCGATTGGGGTTGCGGCCCTGATCGTGGTGCTGTCCGTGATCAATGGCTTTGAATATGAACTGCGGAACCGCTTTTTGCAGGCGAACGCGCATATCATGGCCTATCGCTATCCGGCCGGCATGTCGAATCCCGAGAAATGGTCCAAAATCATCGAACGCGATTTTCCGGATGAAGTCCGCGGGACCTCGCCCTTCATCCATTACGAGACCATGGCGAAAAGCGGTTCCATCATGCAGGGCGTTCTGGTGCGGGGTATCGCTCCGAAGCAGCGTGAAGCGGTGCAGAGCATGCAGAATCTGATCGACCCTCCCACGGCCCTGGCCGTGCTGCAGCAGGAAATCGACGACGAAGCCGCAGGCAAACCGGAGCCGGAAACCCCTGCCGTCATCCTGGGTTCCGGGCTGCTCGGCATCCTGAATGTGAAGGTGGGTGAAACAATCCACCTCATTGCACCGACAGAAAATCGCTTCTCGGACATGAAGCGTTTCAAGGTGGTGGGGACGTATAACTCGGGTCTGAAGCACTATGACAATCGCCTTGTGGCCATGAGCCTCAGCTCGGCCAGGTCTTTTTTTCATATGGGTGATACCGTCACTGGTCTTGAAATCGGCCTGAACGATGCCGATCGCAGTCCCCAGGTGGCCCGGCTCATGGAGGAGAAGTACAATCTGTCCTTCCGTGAGTGGCAGTCTTATAACCGCCCCCTCTTTGAAGCGATGGAAAGAGAGCGCACCGTGATCGCACTCATCGTGGCCATGGTGGTGATTGTTGCCGGCTTCAATATTCTGACAACGGTCTTCGTCTCGGTTTCGCAGAAACAGCGGGACATCTCGATTCTCAAGGCTTTGGGGGCTCGCAACCGCCAAATCATGGGACTTTTTCTGGTGCAGAGTCTCTGCATCGGCATTGGTGGAAGTATTGTAGGTGCAATTCTGGCTGGCGGAATCTCCTATGTTTTGGAGCATTACCCGTTCATTGATTTGCCGGAACCTTATTTCTTGAAAAGTTTGCCGGTTCATTACAGCGCTGAGGTATATCTTGGAGTGGCCGGAGCGGCCAGCCTTGTCTGCCTTCTGGCCGGGCTGTATCCTGCCTACGTCGCTTCTCGCGTGGTCCCCACCGAAGGCATCGCGGGCACGGGCCAGGCATTGTAA
- the hemB gene encoding porphobilinogen synthase, with amino-acid sequence MFPTRQFPATRLRRLRSNDFSRRLVREHSLSPNDFIYPVFITEGKNIKMEIPSMPGQFRLSVDNLLQTAEKCMELGIPAVTLFPAIEAEKKSKMAQEAHNPDGLVPRAVSALKERFPELGVITDIALDPYTIHGQDGIIDETGYVINDKTIEILCKQAVCHAQAGADVVAPSDMMDGRIGHIRNALDHAAFPLVQILAYSAKYASSFYGPFRDAVGSAGNLGKSSKETYQMDPANSNEALHEVALDIREGADMVMVKPGLPYLDIIYRVKESFKMPTLVYQVSGEYAMLKAAGQNGWINYQACVLESLMAFKRAGADAVLTYFAIEASEWLRS; translated from the coding sequence ATGTTCCCGACTCGTCAGTTCCCAGCCACCCGGTTGCGCCGTCTCCGTTCCAATGACTTCAGCCGCCGCCTGGTTCGCGAACATAGCCTTAGCCCGAATGACTTCATCTATCCCGTCTTCATCACCGAAGGCAAAAACATCAAAATGGAAATCCCTTCGATGCCGGGCCAATTCCGCCTGAGCGTCGATAATCTTTTGCAGACAGCTGAAAAATGCATGGAGCTTGGCATCCCGGCTGTGACGCTCTTTCCGGCGATTGAAGCCGAGAAAAAAAGCAAGATGGCCCAGGAAGCCCACAATCCCGATGGCCTTGTCCCGCGCGCCGTCAGCGCCCTCAAGGAACGTTTTCCCGAACTCGGCGTCATCACCGACATCGCGCTCGATCCCTACACCATCCACGGACAGGATGGCATCATTGATGAAACAGGTTACGTCATCAATGACAAGACCATCGAAATTCTCTGCAAGCAGGCCGTCTGTCATGCTCAGGCCGGTGCGGATGTCGTCGCTCCCTCGGATATGATGGATGGTCGTATCGGCCACATTCGAAATGCCCTGGACCACGCGGCCTTTCCACTCGTGCAGATTCTGGCTTATTCCGCCAAATACGCCTCAAGCTTCTATGGCCCCTTCCGTGATGCTGTCGGCTCCGCGGGCAATCTGGGCAAGAGTTCCAAAGAGACCTATCAGATGGATCCTGCCAATAGCAACGAGGCCCTGCATGAGGTCGCCCTCGACATCCGTGAAGGCGCGGATATGGTCATGGTCAAACCTGGCCTTCCTTATCTGGATATCATCTACCGTGTGAAAGAATCGTTCAAAATGCCGACTCTGGTCTATCAGGTGTCGGGCGAGTATGCGATGCTGAAGGCTGCGGGACAGAACGGTTGGATCAACTACCAAGCCTGCGTTCTTGAGTCCCTGATGGCTTTCAAACGCGCCGGTGCGGATGCTGTCCTGACCTATTTTGCAATTGAAGCCTCGGAATGGTTGCGGAGCTGA
- the ruvC gene encoding crossover junction endodeoxyribonuclease RuvC, giving the protein MTNPDVFRIIGIDPGSRITGFGVLELPRGAINLKRVQLVAVGVIRSKPTLPHSERTGYLHEAIHQLTGQYKPEIAVIERAFTGVNPHSALRLGETRGAVIAAVRRHGIQVAEITPTEVKKTITGQGHATKEQIAAALKYLLQFELGDLPHDASDAVAIGLSYGLSLGIRSPSPRPRHDALG; this is encoded by the coding sequence GTGACGAACCCTGACGTATTTCGCATTATCGGCATCGACCCGGGTTCCCGAATCACAGGTTTCGGCGTGCTCGAGCTGCCCCGTGGCGCGATCAATTTAAAGCGCGTGCAGCTGGTGGCGGTGGGTGTGATCCGATCGAAGCCCACTCTCCCCCACAGCGAAAGAACCGGCTATCTCCACGAAGCCATTCATCAGCTCACCGGGCAATACAAGCCTGAAATCGCCGTCATCGAACGCGCCTTCACGGGCGTCAACCCTCATTCCGCTCTGCGTTTGGGTGAAACACGCGGCGCGGTGATTGCCGCGGTCAGACGCCACGGGATTCAGGTGGCCGAGATCACGCCGACTGAAGTCAAAAAAACCATCACAGGCCAGGGCCACGCAACGAAAGAACAGATTGCCGCGGCGTTGAAATATCTTTTGCAATTCGAGCTCGGCGATTTACCACACGACGCCAGTGATGCCGTTGCCATCGGGTTGTCCTATGGCTTATCTTTAGGAATCCGAAGCCCATCGCCGCGACCTCGTCACGATGCCTTAGGTTAA
- a CDS encoding sigma-54 dependent transcriptional regulator: protein MIHLLALDLDGSIVDLIERESRDELECSVHTASYHYELVVKCQENRYDAVLIDLDHPRSGSLEEIDQLKALQPSIRCYVLTSLPQWEQALQAMKSGADDYLAKPVHPDKIRTILQTLNKRPVHRLTGDLKLEFNKSKRIIGRSTAIKKVYDLIQKLARVDTSVLIRGESGTGKELVAQALHYNSSRKQGPFVAVNCGAIPETLIESELFGYEKGTFTGADKKKLGKFQFANGGSIFLDEIGDVSPQMQVKLLRVLQEKKITPVGSNQEIPVDVRIISATNKPLEKMMQEGKFRSDLYYRLNVMPINLQPLRERLEDIEDLSVFMIEKFNRLHERHIRCLTPEAVQALQVYDWPGNIRELENVIEHAFIIEGTDEIHLDSLPPHIQQKAPELDEPHSEGEGETTRLQEELRTIEQLMTEANSLKYPELKEQFEKEFIKRALKAFNGRINQTAEQTQMTKVTLLRKLEKYNINPKEYQH from the coding sequence ATGATCCATCTCCTCGCCCTAGACTTGGATGGCAGCATAGTCGATCTCATCGAACGCGAATCGCGTGATGAGCTCGAGTGCTCCGTGCATACGGCGAGTTACCATTATGAGCTCGTGGTCAAGTGTCAGGAAAATCGCTACGACGCTGTCTTGATCGACCTCGACCACCCGCGCTCCGGGAGTTTGGAAGAGATCGACCAGCTGAAAGCCTTGCAGCCCTCCATTCGCTGCTATGTGCTGACCTCTCTGCCTCAGTGGGAGCAGGCGCTCCAGGCCATGAAAAGCGGGGCCGACGATTATCTGGCCAAGCCGGTGCATCCCGACAAGATCCGCACGATCCTTCAGACTTTGAACAAACGCCCCGTGCATCGTCTAACCGGCGATCTGAAACTGGAATTCAATAAGTCCAAGCGCATCATCGGCCGCTCGACCGCCATTAAAAAAGTTTATGATCTGATCCAGAAGCTGGCTCGGGTTGATACTTCCGTTTTGATTCGCGGGGAAAGTGGAACGGGCAAGGAGCTTGTGGCCCAGGCGCTTCATTATAACTCCTCGCGGAAGCAGGGTCCGTTCGTGGCGGTGAACTGCGGGGCTATCCCCGAGACTCTGATTGAGTCCGAGCTTTTCGGTTACGAGAAGGGCACGTTCACGGGCGCGGATAAAAAGAAGCTCGGCAAGTTCCAGTTTGCCAATGGCGGTTCGATCTTTCTGGATGAGATCGGTGACGTGTCCCCGCAGATGCAGGTGAAGCTTCTGCGCGTTCTGCAGGAGAAGAAGATCACGCCGGTGGGTTCCAACCAGGAAATCCCGGTCGATGTGCGTATTATTTCTGCAACCAACAAGCCTCTTGAAAAGATGATGCAGGAAGGTAAATTCCGCTCGGACCTTTACTATCGTCTGAATGTGATGCCGATCAACCTGCAGCCTTTGCGGGAGCGACTTGAGGATATCGAGGACCTCTCGGTCTTCATGATAGAGAAGTTCAATCGTCTGCACGAACGTCATATACGCTGCCTGACTCCGGAAGCCGTCCAGGCCCTTCAGGTTTACGATTGGCCAGGCAACATACGCGAGCTGGAAAACGTCATCGAGCATGCTTTCATCATCGAAGGCACCGACGAAATCCATCTCGATTCCCTGCCGCCGCACATTCAGCAGAAAGCGCCTGAACTTGACGAACCGCACTCCGAAGGTGAGGGTGAAACCACGCGTCTTCAGGAAGAACTCCGCACCATCGAGCAGCTGATGACGGAGGCCAACTCCCTCAAATATCCCGAACTCAAAGAGCAGTTCGAAAAAGAATTCATCAAACGCGCCCTCAAGGCCTTCAACGGCCGCATCAACCAGACGGCAGAGCAAACCCAGATGACCAAGGTCACGCTGCTTCGCAAGCTCGAAAAATACAACATCAACCCCAAAGAATATCAGCACTGA
- a CDS encoding caspase family protein produces the protein MKIQRLIAFALSLTFGFALRLAADENSAAESLRPKKFILSVGVGQFQSNLWHPLRYARKDASDIYNYFIKAPGQNFDGGVLVTDNEQPVSAASIIKAFERLKQDNRNEEDTVVVYVSTHGTVAYKEDGKVGRYIITSDTDPQNTKKTALDYDYLMEMFQQLKSRKKVLILAFCHSGVGKSILTPEMKRALAQLKAPYFEEPIQERSEGSIVLTASGWREPALEDERLQNDVYTHFLLEGFGRDRNGDGAVSITEAHAFASQATYEYTKGRQRPSAIMELLGSDPVIVSGSLRKKDKGASLFSLMDRFSKLVVSIDGKDYGSISKGLTVPEGDVRLTLKDPDSQKVLADRVVNFQAGREYSVANYLLPRLPNSLSVGVRNYQFLNRGVNQGYTPNPSQGMNLRYVREEAFWLYDLVTEFSYFPEQDEKIEVDGYPNQRFEQKRSMMAAMVGAQRRLTLSSLSSTDRSVRTEARWLAGINSILLNRVIDDRDSGAFDQQEKLVATGGLSLGTGLDTMWVYHLIRAGAEVRLDLVRNFTVEKTNVLMAPTAAVYVGTFW, from the coding sequence GTGAAAATACAAAGACTGATCGCTTTTGCCCTTTCTCTGACCTTTGGTTTTGCTCTGCGCCTTGCAGCTGATGAAAATTCCGCTGCTGAAAGCCTGCGTCCGAAGAAGTTCATCCTGTCCGTAGGTGTAGGTCAGTTTCAAAGCAATCTTTGGCATCCTCTGCGTTATGCGCGGAAAGACGCCTCGGATATCTACAACTACTTCATCAAGGCCCCAGGACAAAACTTCGATGGCGGCGTTCTCGTCACGGATAACGAGCAGCCTGTCAGCGCTGCGAGTATCATCAAGGCCTTTGAGCGCTTGAAGCAGGACAACCGCAACGAAGAAGACACGGTGGTCGTCTACGTCTCCACGCACGGAACCGTCGCGTATAAGGAAGACGGGAAAGTCGGGCGCTATATCATCACCAGCGACACGGATCCTCAGAACACCAAGAAAACAGCCCTTGATTACGATTATCTGATGGAAATGTTCCAGCAGCTGAAATCGCGCAAGAAGGTTTTGATTCTTGCCTTCTGTCACTCAGGCGTCGGTAAATCCATTCTGACTCCGGAAATGAAGCGCGCGCTGGCCCAGCTGAAAGCGCCTTATTTTGAAGAGCCCATCCAGGAACGTTCCGAAGGTTCCATCGTTCTGACCGCCAGCGGCTGGCGCGAGCCGGCTCTGGAAGATGAACGCCTGCAGAATGATGTCTACACGCACTTCCTCCTGGAAGGCTTCGGTCGCGATCGCAACGGTGATGGTGCGGTATCGATCACGGAAGCTCATGCCTTCGCATCCCAGGCCACCTATGAATACACCAAAGGCCGGCAGAGACCTTCGGCGATCATGGAACTCCTCGGTTCGGATCCGGTGATCGTATCGGGCAGTCTGCGCAAGAAAGATAAAGGGGCGAGCCTTTTCTCGCTGATGGATCGCTTTTCGAAGCTGGTTGTCAGCATCGACGGCAAGGATTACGGTTCGATATCCAAAGGCCTGACTGTGCCGGAGGGTGATGTTCGTCTGACTCTGAAGGATCCGGACAGCCAAAAAGTTTTGGCCGATCGCGTCGTGAACTTTCAAGCTGGTCGGGAATATTCAGTGGCCAACTACCTGCTGCCCCGTCTGCCGAACAGCCTCAGCGTGGGCGTTCGCAATTATCAATTCCTGAACCGCGGCGTCAACCAGGGTTACACCCCGAATCCTTCCCAGGGGATGAACCTCCGTTATGTTCGCGAAGAAGCCTTCTGGCTCTACGATCTGGTGACCGAATTCAGTTATTTCCCCGAGCAGGACGAAAAAATTGAAGTCGATGGTTATCCCAACCAGCGCTTTGAACAAAAACGCAGTATGATGGCGGCTATGGTCGGTGCGCAGCGCCGTTTGACCCTGAGCTCGCTGTCGAGCACGGATCGTTCGGTTCGTACCGAGGCGCGCTGGCTGGCCGGAATCAACTCCATCCTGCTCAATCGCGTCATTGATGACAGGGACAGCGGTGCCTTCGATCAGCAGGAAAAGCTGGTTGCGACCGGGGGCTTGAGTCTCGGAACAGGACTCGATACGATGTGGGTTTACCATTTGATTCGGGCCGGCGCCGAGGTTCGATTGGACCTGGTTCGGAACTTTACGGTCGAAAAGACCAACGTTTTGATGGCTCCTACAGCTGCGGTTTACGTCGGAACTTTCTGGTAA